In Amycolatopsis sp. EV170708-02-1, the following are encoded in one genomic region:
- a CDS encoding DUF6801 domain-containing protein: protein MSVKALRDSARGAVKAVAVTATAVVAASVLTAGTAAAADKELTFEGEFPIIGIQTVKVVVHVDIPANVTLGGPLDVPFTLDVNGGDAAADGLRLVGATKISGEIRSAARITVSNGLSVPLAVRLPIPDTPVPAQGPLTFQAKGGLKFTVPRGVPTGETKVNVEPKATSHIVTDSGLGEFDLNLVLAPPTQDTLLGTTQIVG, encoded by the coding sequence ATGTCTGTGAAAGCCTTGAGAGACAGCGCACGCGGCGCGGTGAAGGCCGTTGCCGTCACGGCGACCGCCGTGGTGGCAGCGAGTGTCCTCACCGCGGGGACGGCCGCGGCCGCGGACAAGGAACTGACCTTCGAGGGCGAGTTCCCGATCATCGGCATCCAGACGGTGAAGGTGGTCGTCCACGTCGACATCCCCGCGAACGTCACGCTCGGCGGACCACTCGATGTCCCGTTCACGCTGGATGTGAACGGGGGAGACGCCGCGGCGGACGGTTTGCGCCTGGTCGGAGCCACGAAGATCTCCGGTGAGATCAGGTCGGCCGCGCGGATCACGGTGAGCAACGGGCTGAGTGTTCCGCTCGCCGTCCGGCTCCCGATCCCGGACACCCCGGTGCCGGCCCAAGGCCCGTTGACCTTCCAAGCCAAGGGCGGGCTCAAGTTCACCGTTCCCCGCGGCGTTCCCACCGGAGAGACGAAGGTCAATGTGGAACCGAAGGCCACCTCGCACATCGTGACCGACAGCGGCCTGGGGGAGTTCGACCTCAACCTCGTACTCGCCCCGCCCACCCAGGACACACTGCTCGGCACCACCCAGATCGTCGGCTGA
- a CDS encoding CdaR family transcriptional regulator, with amino-acid sequence MEELWPPPTPEAAEAIRSVCQRLLPDAEVLADALSLSARRVQYDPAVLSDASLGEEDRDLNHSDLVQWLTSNIQHPGRRVEPYIGPRITAYIGDLVARGIAPDFAAGWRAALGIGWRRWLEECSAHCADRDLLVDVLDVSAKSLMQYALDSVATLREVSLAAAMGNADAEAIALIQMIASGAPMAEDFAEERLRYRMARWHVGLVLWVDGPGLAGTLDEAIAALRSTDADRSTLVARASTTSRWIWLSGAEPPDLHPAEKIVGTAGEIRVAVGRPGRGLDGFRSSHQDALSAQALIVRLGSERRFTAYADVELIDALTKDRASARRFVLNTLGPLAEADSALRQALLTYVQCGFNTTRAAANLYAHRNTVERRVSRANELSVVKVEDNPTHVAAALLVLDIAPEIMVTGPS; translated from the coding sequence ATGGAAGAGCTGTGGCCCCCGCCGACACCCGAGGCCGCCGAGGCGATCCGGTCTGTGTGCCAGCGACTCCTGCCGGACGCGGAAGTACTGGCCGACGCCCTCTCCTTGTCCGCCCGCAGGGTGCAGTACGACCCGGCCGTGCTGTCGGACGCATCGCTGGGCGAGGAGGACCGCGACCTCAACCACTCGGATCTCGTCCAATGGCTGACCTCGAACATCCAGCACCCCGGGCGGCGGGTGGAGCCCTACATCGGCCCGCGGATCACCGCGTACATCGGCGATCTCGTGGCCCGCGGCATCGCACCCGACTTCGCCGCGGGGTGGCGGGCCGCGCTGGGGATCGGCTGGCGCCGATGGCTGGAGGAATGCTCGGCGCATTGCGCGGACCGGGACCTTCTCGTGGACGTCTTGGACGTGTCGGCGAAGTCGCTGATGCAGTACGCCCTCGACTCGGTCGCGACCCTGCGCGAGGTCAGCCTCGCCGCCGCGATGGGCAACGCGGACGCCGAGGCGATCGCCCTGATCCAGATGATCGCCAGCGGGGCGCCGATGGCGGAGGACTTCGCCGAGGAACGCCTGCGCTACCGGATGGCGCGATGGCACGTCGGTCTCGTGCTGTGGGTCGATGGTCCCGGCTTGGCGGGCACGCTGGACGAAGCGATCGCGGCCCTGCGCTCCACCGACGCGGACCGGAGCACGCTGGTCGCCCGTGCCAGCACCACATCGCGCTGGATCTGGCTGTCGGGAGCCGAGCCCCCGGACCTGCACCCGGCCGAGAAGATCGTGGGGACAGCAGGCGAGATTCGCGTTGCGGTGGGCAGGCCTGGACGCGGACTCGACGGGTTCAGGTCCAGCCACCAAGACGCCCTCTCGGCCCAGGCGCTGATCGTCCGCCTCGGATCCGAACGCCGATTCACGGCCTACGCCGACGTCGAGCTGATCGACGCCCTCACGAAGGACCGCGCCAGCGCACGCCGGTTCGTCCTCAACACCCTCGGCCCGCTCGCCGAAGCCGACTCGGCGCTACGGCAGGCACTCCTCACCTACGTGCAGTGCGGCTTCAACACCACCCGGGCAGCCGCCAACCTCTACGCCCACCGCAACACCGTCGAGCGGCGAGTCTCGCGGGCCAACGAACTTTCGGTCGTCAAAGTCGAGGACAACCCCACCCATGTCGCAGCCGCACTGCTGGTGCTGGACATCGCCCCCGAAATCATGGTGACCGGCCCTAGCTGA
- a CDS encoding S1 family peptidase, producing the protein MLQSSAATRCTAGFAAVQGKVGYLIASSACGKPGDTIRSAGRVVGVVVGAQTPPTGAIVIRVTNTTDWRLVGSIPPTDSRVTITGSVEAPVGASVCRYGATTGWHCGIIQAKNVTITFPEGTLTGLTRTSVCAEPGDNGGPFVSGTQAQGVLVGGTGNCSSGGSTFFYPVNRVLSAYGLTILAGA; encoded by the coding sequence GTGTTGCAGAGCAGCGCCGCGACGCGCTGCACGGCCGGGTTCGCCGCCGTGCAGGGCAAGGTCGGCTACCTGATCGCGAGTTCGGCTTGCGGCAAGCCCGGTGACACGATCCGCAGCGCCGGCCGGGTGGTCGGGGTGGTCGTGGGCGCCCAGACCCCGCCGACGGGTGCGATCGTCATCCGGGTGACGAACACGACCGACTGGCGGCTGGTGGGCTCCATCCCGCCCACCGACAGCCGGGTGACGATCACCGGGTCGGTCGAGGCCCCGGTCGGCGCGTCGGTGTGCAGGTACGGCGCGACCACCGGCTGGCACTGCGGCATCATCCAGGCGAAGAACGTGACGATCACCTTCCCCGAAGGGACGCTCACCGGTTTGACCCGGACTTCCGTCTGCGCGGAGCCGGGGGACAACGGCGGGCCGTTCGTCAGCGGGACGCAGGCGCAGGGCGTGCTGGTCGGTGGCACCGGCAACTGCTCGAGCGGCGGCTCCACCTTCTTCTACCCGGTCAACCGGGTCCTGTCGGCCTACGGGCTGACGATCCTCGCCGGAGCCTAG
- a CDS encoding TetR/AcrR family transcriptional regulator, which produces MSERPALTGVEALATVGQRLPSRHGLTAEEVAASQRARILVGFMEVAAEKGYGAATIADIVERAGVSRQTFYTMFPTKQACFVAAFRAGASTALGEITKPLSELSYLDWRAAVTLTMERYLAKMASQPKATWTLQIECLAAGPEIAAMYHRRIARIAELYRITYKHVVRKEDPSRPELPDEAFDLLVGGMSDLIRQCLYTKGAEAIPDLAPVFLSTLMALFGERDTPSA; this is translated from the coding sequence ATGAGTGAGCGGCCGGCGTTGACCGGCGTGGAGGCCCTCGCCACGGTGGGGCAACGGCTGCCGAGCCGGCACGGACTCACCGCGGAAGAGGTCGCGGCGTCGCAACGGGCGCGGATTCTGGTCGGCTTCATGGAGGTCGCCGCGGAGAAAGGGTACGGGGCGGCCACGATCGCCGACATCGTGGAGCGAGCCGGAGTGTCACGTCAGACCTTCTACACCATGTTTCCCACCAAACAAGCGTGTTTCGTCGCCGCTTTCCGGGCTGGTGCGTCAACGGCCTTGGGGGAAATCACGAAACCCTTGAGCGAGCTCTCCTATCTGGATTGGCGAGCCGCCGTGACGCTGACGATGGAGCGTTACCTGGCGAAAATGGCCTCGCAGCCGAAGGCGACCTGGACCCTGCAGATCGAATGCCTTGCCGCCGGCCCGGAGATCGCCGCGATGTACCACCGCCGGATCGCCCGTATCGCCGAGTTGTACCGGATCACCTACAAACACGTGGTGCGAAAAGAGGACCCGTCCAGGCCGGAACTACCGGACGAGGCGTTCGATCTGCTGGTCGGCGGGATGTCCGACCTGATCCGTCAGTGTCTCTACACGAAAGGCGCCGAGGCGATTCCCGACCTGGCGCCCGTGTTCCTCAGCACTCTCATGGCCCTCTTCGGCGAACGCGACACTCCCTCCGCCTGA
- a CDS encoding LuxR C-terminal-related transcriptional regulator, protein MSLAKYSGGSGRVPAESTTFVGRKTELLRLSETFRSGPMVTLTGPGGVGKSRLAAHFATSEQAGFADGAYFVALADLNEPALLASTVAEALGLTDRSARPAVELLAEWLRDRHALLVLDNCEHLADGCARLAGTLLARCPGLAILATSRHPLKSADEKVLPVPPLAVPRPRMGLRELLAVDAVRLFADRASAVLPSFEISESNAEDVARLCECLEGVPLAIELAAVRIRALSVRQITERLDKQLALLTTSATRHGPERHGTLRAMIDWSHQLCSGPERLLWARASVFSGGFEADAAAAVCSDAGLTAEQTLELIDSLVEKSILIRDERDDVVWYRLLETIRQYGHEKLAAAGDVARMRRRHSEWYLALGRQCGQAWIGPDQLSWSRRLHREHANLRAALDFCGENPDDAVDGMSMAFQIKEFWLIHGLTSEGRLHLGKLLDAARPDAPGRANALLTYTFLALIQGDRPAYETALEQTAQAAEQERDDSVKAYLLLVRGYDALTADRMAEASDLFARSGARQHELDDLSGELWARFNHGISTGLSGDLDHGRRILRECVAEYASRGEIFWRSWALWSLGATEYLVGDLEKARDACRETLQLEQEVQDKAILAFVLTVSAGVAARTGQHRRAATVFGAATAMWATIGMSPARYAAFTDPIQKDTETVTTQLGLDAAAAAFTRGYTMPTHESIAYTLADESPSPHTGARHPLTTRETEVANLVAQGMTNRQIAETLSISRRTASTHVDHIMTKLNFTNRTQIATWVITDAPG, encoded by the coding sequence ATGAGCCTGGCAAAGTACTCCGGCGGCTCAGGACGGGTACCGGCGGAGTCGACCACCTTCGTCGGCAGGAAGACCGAACTCCTTCGGCTGTCCGAGACCTTCCGGAGCGGCCCGATGGTGACGTTGACCGGGCCTGGAGGAGTCGGCAAGTCACGCCTCGCGGCGCATTTCGCGACTTCGGAACAGGCAGGATTCGCCGACGGCGCGTACTTCGTGGCGCTGGCCGATCTCAACGAACCGGCGTTGCTGGCGAGCACGGTCGCCGAGGCGCTGGGGCTGACGGATCGCTCGGCCCGTCCGGCGGTCGAGCTGCTGGCCGAATGGCTGCGCGATCGGCACGCCCTGCTGGTGCTGGACAACTGCGAGCACCTGGCCGACGGCTGCGCCCGGCTGGCAGGCACCCTCCTGGCCCGATGTCCGGGCTTGGCGATCCTGGCGACCAGCAGGCATCCCTTGAAATCGGCTGACGAGAAGGTCTTGCCGGTACCTCCTCTCGCCGTCCCCCGGCCACGGATGGGTCTGCGGGAGCTGTTGGCGGTCGACGCGGTGCGCTTGTTCGCCGATCGGGCGTCGGCCGTGCTGCCCTCGTTCGAGATCAGCGAGAGCAACGCCGAGGACGTGGCCCGGCTCTGCGAGTGCCTGGAAGGTGTGCCGCTCGCCATCGAGCTCGCCGCCGTGCGAATACGGGCGCTGTCGGTCCGGCAGATCACCGAACGCCTGGACAAGCAGCTCGCGCTGCTGACCACGAGCGCCACGAGGCACGGTCCGGAGCGGCACGGAACACTCCGGGCGATGATCGACTGGAGCCATCAGCTGTGCTCCGGGCCCGAACGCCTGCTCTGGGCCCGGGCGTCGGTGTTCTCCGGAGGATTCGAGGCCGATGCGGCGGCGGCAGTGTGCTCCGACGCCGGACTGACGGCCGAACAGACACTCGAGCTCATCGACAGCCTGGTCGAAAAGTCGATCCTGATCCGCGATGAGCGAGACGATGTCGTGTGGTACCGCCTCCTGGAGACGATCCGTCAGTACGGCCACGAAAAGCTCGCCGCCGCGGGCGACGTGGCCCGTATGCGGCGGCGCCACAGCGAGTGGTACCTGGCTCTCGGCCGGCAGTGCGGGCAAGCGTGGATCGGCCCGGATCAGCTGAGCTGGAGCCGGCGGCTGCACCGCGAGCACGCCAACTTGCGGGCGGCACTGGACTTCTGCGGCGAGAACCCGGACGACGCCGTCGACGGGATGTCCATGGCGTTCCAGATCAAGGAGTTCTGGCTGATCCATGGCCTCACCTCGGAGGGCAGGCTGCACCTCGGCAAACTGCTCGACGCGGCTCGCCCGGACGCCCCGGGACGCGCGAACGCCCTGCTCACCTATACCTTTCTCGCCTTGATCCAAGGGGATCGGCCCGCCTACGAAACGGCACTGGAACAGACAGCGCAAGCCGCCGAGCAGGAACGCGACGACTCCGTCAAGGCCTACCTCCTGCTCGTTCGCGGCTACGACGCCCTGACCGCGGACCGCATGGCCGAAGCCTCCGATCTGTTCGCGCGATCCGGTGCGCGACAGCACGAACTGGACGATCTCAGCGGCGAGCTGTGGGCACGCTTCAACCACGGCATTTCGACCGGGCTTTCCGGCGACCTCGACCACGGGCGCCGGATACTGCGTGAGTGCGTCGCCGAGTACGCCTCCCGCGGCGAGATCTTCTGGCGATCGTGGGCACTGTGGTCGCTGGGCGCCACCGAGTACCTCGTCGGCGACCTCGAGAAAGCACGGGATGCCTGCCGTGAAACCCTGCAGCTCGAACAAGAGGTGCAGGACAAGGCCATCCTCGCCTTCGTCCTCACGGTCAGCGCGGGCGTCGCCGCCCGCACCGGACAGCACCGGCGGGCAGCGACGGTATTCGGTGCTGCGACGGCGATGTGGGCGACGATCGGCATGTCCCCGGCTCGGTACGCGGCCTTCACCGACCCGATCCAGAAAGACACCGAAACCGTCACCACCCAACTCGGTCTCGACGCCGCCGCAGCCGCCTTCACCCGGGGCTACACCATGCCCACGCACGAAAGCATCGCCTACACCCTCGCCGACGAGAGCCCTTCGCCGCATACCGGCGCTCGTCATCCCTTGACCACACGCGAGACCGAAGTCGCCAACCTGGTCGCCCAGGGCATGACCAACCGTCAGATCGCCGAGACACTGTCCATCAGCCGGCGGACCGCCTCCACGCACGTCGACCACATCATGACCAAGCTGAACTTCACCAACCGGACTCAGATCGCCACCTGGGTCATCACCGACGCACCTGGTTGA
- a CDS encoding Crp/Fnr family transcriptional regulator: protein MLNERNPQGCDTVKEATIPTAIADLAFFRRFSAEEISRVLRYGRRVTLPQGWPLMSEGTPGDVAYILLEGQLAIWCGRELTATLEPGSLVGEISLQQGTLRAATVSAATPVTVLRLSTRTFTRLIANSPVFARTVDEIVAHRTASPVSEVSAECRPGDWSPRCAVIFLLCWLFVCSASRCRPVQEPLVRLIPLMEPALRMVSGPARPAAPRRAQATQRTGKARNGS, encoded by the coding sequence ATGCTCAACGAGCGGAACCCTCAAGGATGCGACACTGTGAAAGAAGCCACAATCCCGACCGCGATCGCCGATTTGGCTTTCTTTCGACGCTTTTCCGCCGAGGAAATCAGCCGGGTCCTGCGATACGGGCGCAGGGTCACCCTCCCTCAAGGGTGGCCATTGATGTCCGAGGGCACCCCCGGCGATGTCGCCTATATTCTGCTCGAAGGACAACTGGCCATCTGGTGCGGCAGAGAGCTCACCGCGACCCTGGAGCCGGGCAGCCTCGTCGGGGAGATCTCACTGCAGCAAGGCACTCTTCGTGCGGCCACCGTTTCCGCGGCGACACCGGTCACCGTGCTTCGGCTGAGTACTCGGACCTTTACCCGCTTGATCGCGAACTCCCCCGTTTTCGCGCGGACGGTGGACGAGATCGTCGCGCACCGGACCGCATCACCTGTTTCCGAGGTGTCGGCCGAGTGCCGGCCGGGCGACTGGAGCCCGCGCTGCGCGGTGATCTTCCTCCTGTGCTGGCTCTTCGTCTGCTCGGCGTCACGATGCCGGCCGGTCCAGGAACCGTTGGTACGGCTGATTCCCCTGATGGAGCCTGCTCTCCGGATGGTGTCCGGTCCCGCTCGGCCCGCTGCGCCGCGACGAGCACAGGCGACACAGCGAACCGGCAAAGCCCGGAACGGCAGCTGA
- a CDS encoding FAD-dependent oxidoreductase, whose protein sequence is MRASGKVIPHAAALRGPRPRKPGGALACFAGGAVADDLFTLTDEEIVTRFTADLLSLYPELEGKLGDGIVRRHPRVVPFWAPGGRASLPTLREHLGPIYLAGDYQLDMPSLADAASSGERTAKEILASLAR, encoded by the coding sequence GTGCGCGCCAGCGGGAAAGTGATACCCCACGCAGCCGCCCTGCGCGGCCCCAGGCCACGCAAGCCGGGCGGCGCACTCGCCTGCTTCGCCGGCGGCGCCGTGGCCGACGACCTCTTCACGCTCACCGACGAGGAGATCGTCACCCGGTTCACCGCCGATCTCCTCTCGCTCTACCCCGAACTCGAGGGAAAACTCGGCGACGGGATCGTCCGGCGCCACCCCCGCGTCGTGCCGTTCTGGGCGCCCGGCGGACGCGCCTCACTACCGACGCTGCGCGAACACCTCGGCCCCATCTATCTCGCAGGTGACTACCAGCTCGACATGCCTTCACTCGCCGACGCGGCCTCATCAGGCGAACGAACGGCCAAAGAGATTCTGGCGAGCCTGGCACGTTGA
- a CDS encoding oxygenase MpaB family protein, whose product MPVPDIWLIALGITILLTVLTVPAQLLRRVDVDGVAAATPIPAWARVFAGIEGMGLLVAGIGATVRPGPYVAWWPWPVSALDLRELSVWSITLGLLIVYAAVVGDLRQAAVGLAALVVFGLLALVGVLRYAGDLRWGTRGALIVVAAMVLLLGTGFFGLVLLGLARVVRPVLTAVTTGKPGQPPSEASAWELARGIRSKITPHDDRGFFGPGSVTWKVWTYPTSLTVGFQRAVVVEELDPALVAAVDKTKALRTRSHTRYDRTLRYFAMVAFAGTRVTMKASDILVKVHSTGVGVDPVTGKRYDANDPASQLWIHLTAWHSILYAYEKYGPGKLSAEDEARYWADCAAAAELQTCDPAEVPRDRDGVRAYFERMRPQLIGSPVARSTMDHLLHAEVMLPPMPPAYWPAVLVITRTLRVATIASMPHWMRDLAGIRQSRLLDALVVPVMRLSFRVIRLSSWLQLAALRLLSPSTLPIVAPVLLGIPPATEETLTPAQARERYGYPPPALAHLELRARQRERVFKENRAPDDVGLVESEPVLGAR is encoded by the coding sequence GTGCCCGTCCCTGACATCTGGTTGATCGCACTGGGGATCACGATCCTGCTCACCGTGCTGACAGTGCCCGCGCAGCTTCTTCGCCGTGTCGATGTCGACGGTGTCGCGGCCGCGACACCGATCCCTGCGTGGGCACGGGTTTTCGCGGGGATCGAGGGGATGGGGTTGCTCGTCGCCGGCATCGGCGCCACGGTCCGCCCAGGCCCCTACGTGGCGTGGTGGCCGTGGCCGGTGAGCGCGCTCGATCTGCGCGAACTGTCGGTTTGGTCGATCACCTTGGGGCTGCTGATCGTGTACGCCGCGGTCGTCGGTGATCTCCGGCAGGCGGCGGTCGGGCTCGCGGCGCTGGTCGTGTTCGGACTGCTGGCCCTGGTGGGAGTCCTGCGGTACGCGGGAGACCTGCGGTGGGGCACGCGCGGGGCGTTGATCGTCGTCGCGGCCATGGTCTTGCTGCTCGGCACCGGCTTCTTCGGGTTGGTGCTGCTGGGTTTGGCGCGTGTCGTGCGTCCGGTACTGACCGCGGTGACCACCGGCAAGCCTGGCCAACCGCCGTCGGAGGCATCGGCGTGGGAGCTCGCACGCGGCATCCGGTCGAAGATCACGCCTCATGACGACCGGGGCTTCTTCGGCCCGGGGTCGGTGACCTGGAAGGTGTGGACCTACCCGACTTCGCTTACCGTGGGTTTCCAGCGCGCTGTCGTCGTCGAGGAGCTCGATCCGGCGCTGGTCGCCGCCGTCGACAAGACCAAGGCCCTGAGGACCCGCTCGCACACGCGCTATGACCGGACCCTGCGCTACTTCGCGATGGTCGCCTTCGCCGGTACCCGCGTCACCATGAAGGCGTCGGACATCCTGGTGAAGGTCCATTCGACAGGGGTTGGTGTCGACCCGGTCACCGGAAAGCGTTACGACGCCAACGATCCAGCGTCACAGCTGTGGATCCATCTGACGGCGTGGCACTCGATCCTCTACGCCTACGAAAAGTACGGGCCGGGAAAGCTCAGCGCGGAGGACGAGGCTCGTTATTGGGCGGATTGCGCCGCGGCGGCCGAACTCCAGACCTGCGACCCGGCGGAGGTCCCCCGTGACCGCGACGGCGTCCGCGCCTACTTCGAACGCATGCGTCCCCAGCTGATCGGCTCACCTGTCGCGCGTTCGACCATGGACCACCTCCTGCACGCCGAGGTGATGTTGCCCCCGATGCCACCGGCGTACTGGCCCGCCGTCTTGGTCATCACCCGTACTCTTCGCGTCGCGACCATCGCGTCGATGCCGCACTGGATGCGGGATCTGGCGGGGATCCGGCAGAGCCGGCTACTGGACGCGTTGGTGGTACCGGTCATGCGGCTGTCGTTCCGGGTCATCCGCCTGAGCAGCTGGCTCCAGCTGGCCGCCCTGCGCCTGCTCTCACCATCGACCTTGCCGATCGTGGCGCCCGTGCTGCTCGGCATCCCGCCCGCCACGGAAGAAACCCTCACTCCCGCTCAAGCCCGTGAACGGTACGGCTACCCGCCGCCCGCGCTGGCGCACCTCGAACTGAGGGCCAGACAGCGTGAACGGGTGTTCAAGGAGAATCGCGCGCCCGACGACGTCGGCCTCGTGGAGTCCGAGCCGGTCCTCGGTGCCCGCTGA
- a CDS encoding DUF6351 family protein, translated as MARRGLVFLALLTIFLGLLVPRASAAGPAGRYEGELEGARYLVLVPENWNGTLVLWSHGMYSLAYPEPDRIALTSQPATESFLLEQGYALAASQYRTVRGWSIEEALTDQTRLHDWFTRTIGPPRRTVAAGESVGAITATLLAERNPRRFDGLMTFCGNLAGGAAHWNSSLDLGYALNTLLDARLQLVRITDPATNVSRFVDVVQAATANPEGRARLALANALAEIPGWFDATQPRPSDVADQVFWQGVWDRFYRAGAFGVDRVALEQRAGGNPSWNVGVDYRRILAKSGERSLVERAYAEAGLDLGTDLDKLAEAPRITPDAAAVGYLARFGLPLGRTRVPVLTMHTVADGTAPAAHERAYAERVGPDGDLRQLFVNRAGHCVFTASEEITALRALERRLDRAEWPSTRPATLNAEAGTLAPEYQTIFDSVRETRVTTTPAFVRHSPPPYPRALPF; from the coding sequence GTGGCACGACGCGGACTTGTCTTCCTGGCCCTGCTCACGATCTTCCTGGGGCTGCTGGTGCCCCGCGCCTCGGCCGCCGGCCCGGCCGGCAGGTACGAGGGCGAACTCGAAGGCGCACGCTATCTGGTGCTGGTGCCGGAAAACTGGAACGGCACCCTCGTGCTGTGGAGCCACGGGATGTACTCCCTGGCCTATCCGGAGCCGGATCGGATCGCGCTGACCTCACAGCCCGCGACCGAGTCCTTCCTGCTGGAGCAGGGTTACGCGCTGGCCGCGTCCCAGTACCGGACCGTGCGCGGCTGGTCGATCGAGGAGGCGCTGACCGACCAGACCCGCTTGCACGACTGGTTCACCCGCACGATCGGCCCGCCGCGACGCACCGTCGCGGCGGGCGAATCGGTGGGCGCCATCACCGCGACCCTGCTCGCCGAGAGGAACCCGCGCCGGTTCGACGGCCTGATGACCTTCTGCGGCAACCTCGCCGGCGGGGCCGCGCACTGGAACTCGTCACTCGATCTCGGGTACGCGCTGAACACCCTGCTCGACGCGCGGCTCCAGCTGGTGCGGATCACCGATCCCGCCACGAACGTGAGCAGATTCGTCGACGTCGTGCAGGCCGCCACCGCGAACCCGGAAGGCCGGGCCCGGCTCGCCCTGGCGAACGCCCTGGCCGAGATCCCCGGGTGGTTCGACGCCACCCAACCCAGGCCCTCGGATGTCGCCGATCAGGTTTTCTGGCAGGGCGTATGGGATCGCTTCTACCGCGCCGGCGCGTTCGGCGTCGACAGGGTCGCGCTGGAACAGCGGGCGGGCGGCAACCCGAGCTGGAACGTGGGCGTCGACTACCGGCGGATCCTGGCGAAGTCCGGCGAGCGATCGCTGGTGGAACGGGCCTACGCGGAGGCCGGCCTCGATCTCGGCACCGATCTCGACAAGCTGGCGGAAGCTCCGCGAATCACTCCCGACGCGGCCGCCGTCGGCTATCTGGCCAGGTTCGGGTTGCCGCTGGGTCGGACGCGGGTCCCGGTGCTGACCATGCACACCGTCGCGGACGGCACCGCGCCCGCGGCGCACGAACGCGCCTACGCCGAACGAGTGGGGCCGGACGGCGATCTCCGTCAGCTGTTCGTGAACCGCGCGGGTCACTGTGTGTTCACCGCGTCCGAGGAGATCACCGCCCTGCGCGCCCTGGAACGGCGGCTGGACCGCGCAGAGTGGCCGTCGACCCGCCCTGCCACGCTCAACGCCGAAGCGGGCACGCTCGCCCCGGAGTACCAGACGATCTTCGACAGCGTCCGCGAAACCCGGGTGACGACCACGCCGGCGTTCGTGCGGCATTCGCCTCCCCCGTATCCGAGGGCACTGCCGTTCTAG